One Candidatus Delongbacteria bacterium DNA segment encodes these proteins:
- a CDS encoding RidA family protein, producing MKKIIFTENAPKAIGPYSQAVEANGTLYISGQIPMNPVTGKIVEGGIKEQTEQVMQNIKAILEAAGYTFADVVKSTCLIDDMNNFAAMNEVYGKYYTENSPARAAYQVAKLPLGVMVEIETIAVK from the coding sequence ATGAAAAAGATTATTTTTACGGAAAATGCTCCAAAAGCTATTGGTCCTTACAGTCAGGCTGTTGAAGCAAATGGAACTCTTTACATTTCAGGACAAATTCCTATGAATCCAGTAACAGGAAAAATCGTTGAAGGTGGAATTAAAGAACAAACTGAGCAGGTAATGCAGAATATTAAAGCTATTCTTGAAGCTGCTGGCTACACTTTTGCTGATGTTGTAAAGTCAACTTGTCTTATCGATGATATGAATAATTTTGCAGCGATGAATGAAGTTTATGGCAAATATTATACGGAAAATTCTCCAGCTAGAGCTGCTTATCAGGTTGCAAAGCTTCCTTTGGGTGTTATGGTTGAGATTGAAACTATCGCTGTGAAGTAA